Proteins from one Natrinema salinisoli genomic window:
- a CDS encoding cation:proton antiporter: MATETALVDVGILFAAVALAGVLSSRIDQSVIPFYIIVGVLLGSNVLGELPALAGSEVGIGGIAVTVPEVTIGGVDLLAAVGGLALGETDFVVVGAEIGIVLLLFFLGLEFNLNRLIASKDRIGKAGSVDLVINFGIGLVFGYLVFGSFLAAFLTAGIVYISSSAIITKSLIDLGWIANDESEPMLGTLVYEDLFIAVYLAIVSALVLGGGDIGEAAGQIGIAVGFIVALLGLVTFGTGFFQRFLDADTNEFIVVRALGVTILVAGIALALGVSEAVAAFFVGMAFSSTDHVHDLERLLEPLRDAFAAIFFFWIGLVTDPGLFTLSILGMIVAAVIVTTPTKLVSGYLGGRIYGLDDRRSLRVGFGMTTRGEFSLIIASLALSGAGSGMAAETAQTIYAFTVGYVLVMSILGTSLMQYSSRIEPVAVSLLERARSGTPRSTVD, from the coding sequence GTGGCGACTGAAACGGCGCTCGTCGACGTCGGCATCCTCTTCGCCGCGGTCGCCCTCGCCGGCGTGCTCTCCAGTCGGATCGATCAGTCGGTGATCCCCTTTTACATCATCGTCGGCGTCTTGCTTGGATCGAACGTCCTCGGCGAACTCCCCGCCCTCGCCGGCAGCGAGGTCGGAATCGGTGGGATTGCCGTCACCGTTCCCGAAGTCACGATCGGTGGCGTCGATCTCCTCGCCGCAGTCGGCGGCCTCGCGCTCGGCGAAACCGACTTCGTCGTCGTCGGCGCGGAGATCGGGATCGTCCTCCTGTTGTTCTTCCTCGGTCTCGAGTTCAATTTGAACCGGTTGATCGCAAGCAAGGACCGGATTGGCAAAGCGGGGTCCGTCGATCTCGTCATCAACTTCGGTATCGGGTTGGTGTTCGGCTATCTCGTCTTCGGAAGCTTCCTCGCGGCCTTCCTGACGGCGGGTATCGTCTACATCTCCTCGAGCGCGATCATCACGAAGTCGCTGATCGATCTGGGCTGGATCGCCAACGACGAGTCCGAACCGATGCTCGGCACGCTCGTCTACGAGGACCTGTTCATCGCGGTCTATCTGGCGATCGTGTCCGCGCTGGTCCTGGGTGGCGGTGATATCGGGGAAGCCGCGGGACAGATCGGGATCGCGGTCGGGTTCATCGTCGCGTTGCTCGGGCTCGTCACCTTCGGAACCGGCTTCTTCCAGCGGTTTCTCGACGCCGATACGAACGAGTTCATCGTCGTCCGGGCGCTCGGCGTCACGATCCTCGTCGCCGGGATCGCGCTCGCACTGGGCGTCAGCGAGGCCGTCGCCGCCTTCTTCGTCGGCATGGCCTTCTCCTCGACCGATCACGTCCACGACTTAGAGCGGCTGCTCGAGCCGCTTCGAGACGCGTTCGCGGCGATCTTCTTCTTCTGGATCGGGCTCGTCACCGATCCGGGATTGTTCACGCTCTCGATTCTCGGGATGATCGTCGCCGCCGTGATCGTGACGACGCCGACGAAGCTCGTGAGCGGCTACCTCGGTGGACGGATATACGGCCTCGACGACCGCCGCTCGCTCCGGGTCGGGTTCGGAATGACCACCCGCGGCGAGTTCTCGCTGATCATCGCGAGCCTCGCCCTCTCCGGGGCCGGCAGCGGCATGGCAGCGGAGACGGCCCAGACGATCTACGCCTTTACCGTCGGCTACGTCCTCGTGATGAGTATTCTCGGCACGTCGCTCATGCAGTACTCGAGCCGCATCGAACCCGTCGCCGTGTCGCTGCTCGAGCGGGCCCGCAGCGGAACGCCGCGGTCGACTGTCGACTGA
- a CDS encoding phosphatase PAP2 family protein has translation MARGIGWFDAFREVAPEWVVVVLGLVTQLGDVWFLSALVGALYVFETGNRDEIAAIAGLLLAGLSLITGLKHLFALPRPDRVLVEVGALPEVLHPLYEATATATGYGFPSGHALMSTIVYLSLAEYSGVSTRRRRYLGAAGIVTAVCLSRVGLGVHYLVDVVAGAAVGVAFLLLAWGLLNRYPAHRGTLGFGLAVVVGAAALVPSGMDADALLLFGASLGALAGWQLAALARALDAGRGPIREDRPLTARVAVIAVALVSLVALIGFFWPAAVLAGSGALGLVVAALVAVSEHYRSGRASGI, from the coding sequence ATGGCTCGAGGAATCGGCTGGTTCGACGCGTTCCGCGAGGTCGCCCCCGAGTGGGTCGTCGTTGTGCTCGGGCTGGTGACACAGCTCGGCGACGTCTGGTTTCTCAGCGCCCTCGTCGGGGCGCTCTACGTGTTCGAAACCGGAAATCGGGACGAAATCGCCGCCATCGCCGGGCTCCTGTTAGCGGGCCTCTCGCTGATTACGGGGCTGAAACACCTCTTCGCGCTCCCCCGACCGGACCGCGTCCTCGTGGAGGTCGGGGCGCTTCCGGAGGTCCTCCACCCGCTGTACGAGGCCACTGCGACGGCGACCGGCTACGGGTTTCCGAGCGGTCACGCCCTCATGTCGACCATCGTCTACCTGAGTCTGGCCGAGTACAGCGGCGTCAGTACGCGCCGCCGTCGATACCTCGGCGCCGCCGGGATCGTGACGGCCGTCTGCCTCTCTCGAGTCGGCCTCGGCGTCCACTATCTCGTCGACGTCGTCGCGGGCGCCGCCGTCGGCGTGGCGTTTCTCCTCCTCGCGTGGGGGCTCCTGAACCGCTATCCGGCCCACCGCGGCACGCTCGGGTTCGGTCTCGCGGTCGTCGTCGGCGCCGCCGCCCTCGTTCCGAGCGGGATGGACGCCGACGCCCTGCTCCTCTTCGGCGCGTCGCTGGGTGCCCTCGCCGGCTGGCAACTCGCCGCCCTCGCTCGAGCGCTGGACGCGGGCCGCGGGCCGATCCGGGAGGACCGCCCGCTCACCGCGAGAGTCGCCGTAATCGCCGTCGCTCTCGTCTCGCTCGTCGCGCTCATCGGCTTCTTCTGGCCCGCCGCGGTGCTCGCCGGAAGCGGGGCACTCGGGCTGGTCGTCGCCGCGCTCGTCGCCGTCTCCGAGCACTACCGGTCCGGACGGGCCAGCGGTATCTGA
- a CDS encoding NADH-quinone oxidoreductase subunit D — translation MSEHSEPERERIGIDPEYDHRREDGVDEARLEARLDEYAIGRDDHENAPAFVIRPDDVQEVVSLLRDEAGFDHLTCLTAQQYEDRYESIVHMTKYDRRTHEVTLVVPLPTDDPVCESAEPVFRTADWHEREAYDLVGIEYEDHPDLRRILLPESWQGYPLALDYDQDKPQVVSYTEHANPIQADHRVAESDTMFLNIGPHHPATHGVLHLETVLDGESVVDVDPDIGYLHRCEEQMCQQGTYRHQIIPYSNRWDYTANLPNEWAVARAIEDIADIEVPEYAQVLRTMGTEFGRMLGHFLAVSTFALDVYGDFTAIFQYGMRDREVVQDILEDLTGQRMMFYFFRLGGVCWDLPEPREEFIEKCRDFLDELPAKVDEYHDLLTGNEIFQVRTIDTGILEPEVAKSYGVTGPVARGSGIEYDIRRDDPYGYYDNLEWDVVTQDGCDNYARVLVRLREVEESAKIIEQCLDLLEEWPEEERTVQSNVPRTLKPDAGTETYRAVESAKGELGIYIRADGSNSPARFKIRSPCFHNLSALPEMSEGEYVADLIASLGSLDIVLGSVDR, via the coding sequence ATGAGTGAGCATTCGGAACCGGAGCGCGAACGCATCGGCATCGATCCGGAGTACGACCACCGCCGCGAGGACGGCGTCGACGAGGCCCGACTCGAGGCCCGACTCGACGAGTACGCGATTGGCCGGGACGATCACGAGAACGCGCCCGCGTTCGTGATTCGTCCGGACGACGTACAGGAGGTAGTCTCGCTGCTGCGCGACGAAGCGGGGTTCGATCACCTCACCTGTCTCACCGCCCAGCAGTACGAGGACCGCTACGAGTCGATCGTCCACATGACGAAGTACGATCGGCGGACCCACGAGGTGACGCTGGTCGTTCCCCTCCCGACGGACGATCCCGTCTGCGAGTCTGCCGAACCCGTCTTCCGGACGGCCGACTGGCACGAGCGCGAGGCCTACGACCTCGTCGGGATCGAGTACGAGGACCACCCCGACCTCCGTCGAATTCTCCTCCCCGAGTCGTGGCAGGGGTACCCGCTCGCGCTGGACTACGACCAGGACAAACCGCAGGTCGTCAGCTACACCGAACACGCGAACCCGATTCAGGCGGACCACCGCGTCGCCGAGTCGGATACGATGTTCCTCAACATCGGGCCCCACCACCCGGCGACCCACGGCGTGCTCCACCTCGAGACGGTGCTGGACGGCGAATCGGTCGTGGACGTCGACCCCGACATCGGCTACCTCCACCGCTGCGAGGAGCAGATGTGCCAGCAGGGGACCTACCGCCACCAGATCATCCCGTACTCGAACCGCTGGGATTACACGGCGAACCTCCCCAACGAATGGGCCGTAGCCCGCGCGATCGAGGACATCGCCGACATCGAGGTCCCCGAGTACGCGCAGGTCCTGCGGACGATGGGCACCGAGTTCGGGCGCATGCTCGGTCACTTCCTCGCGGTCTCGACGTTCGCGCTGGACGTCTACGGCGACTTCACCGCCATCTTCCAGTACGGGATGCGCGACCGGGAAGTCGTCCAGGACATCCTCGAGGACCTCACCGGCCAGCGGATGATGTTCTACTTCTTCCGACTGGGCGGCGTCTGCTGGGATCTGCCCGAACCCCGCGAGGAGTTCATCGAAAAGTGTCGGGATTTCCTCGACGAACTCCCCGCCAAGGTCGACGAGTACCACGACCTGCTGACCGGCAACGAAATCTTTCAGGTCCGCACAATCGACACCGGCATCTTAGAGCCCGAAGTCGCCAAGAGCTACGGCGTGACCGGACCCGTTGCCCGCGGCTCCGGCATCGAGTACGACATCCGCCGGGACGACCCCTACGGCTACTACGACAACCTCGAGTGGGACGTCGTCACGCAGGACGGCTGTGACAACTACGCGCGCGTCCTAGTCCGCCTCCGCGAGGTCGAGGAGTCCGCCAAGATCATCGAGCAGTGTCTCGACCTGCTCGAGGAGTGGCCCGAAGAGGAGCGGACGGTCCAGAGCAACGTCCCGCGAACGCTGAAACCGGACGCGGGGACCGAGACCTACCGCGCCGTCGAGAGCGCGAAAGGCGAACTCGGGATCTACATCCGCGCGGACGGCTCGAACTCGCCCGCCCGATTCAAGATTCGAAGCCCCTGTTTCCACAACCTCTCGGCACTGCCCGAGATGTCCGAAGGCGAATACGTCGCCGACCTGATCGCGTCGCTGGGCAGTCTCGATATCGTTCTGGGGAGCGTCGATCGCTGA